The following coding sequences lie in one Thalassoglobus polymorphus genomic window:
- the hemL gene encoding glutamate-1-semialdehyde 2,1-aminomutase: MANRQNSENEFQRAQQVIPGGVNSPARAFGGVGGTPVFIDRGEKQYLFDIDGNRYLDYVGSWGPHILGHNHPAIVGALEAALPSGTSFGAPTVRESELAELIVDAVPSIEKVRMVNSGTEATMSAIRLARGYTGRDGVVKFAGCYHGHVDSLLVQAGSGALTLGTPSSPGIPEGCTRDTHVLEYNDVESLIQLFSEAGEKIACVILEPVVGNMGVVAPTTEFLKALRPLCTQHGAVLIFDEVMTGFRVAFGGAQERFGITPDLTTLGKIVGGGLPVGAYGGKTEIMNSVSPVGPVYQAGTLSGNPLAMASGVATLRTLKESNPYPQLEEKTTKLVSGLDEIATSLGIPHSVAQVGSMFTFFFNPEPVTSFAVSAKNDTEKFSKYFHGMLDRGVYLPCSQFEANFVGAEHTDEDLEQTLKAAREVLQEISTSP, from the coding sequence ATGGCGAATCGACAGAACAGCGAAAATGAATTTCAGCGAGCTCAGCAAGTCATTCCAGGAGGAGTGAATAGTCCTGCCCGAGCATTTGGCGGTGTCGGGGGGACTCCCGTCTTCATTGATCGGGGCGAAAAGCAGTACCTTTTCGACATCGACGGAAATCGCTACCTCGATTATGTCGGGTCGTGGGGCCCACACATCCTTGGCCACAATCACCCTGCGATTGTCGGCGCCCTCGAAGCAGCACTTCCATCAGGAACAAGTTTCGGAGCACCCACGGTTCGAGAGTCCGAACTTGCAGAACTCATCGTTGATGCTGTCCCGTCCATTGAAAAAGTTCGCATGGTCAACTCAGGAACAGAAGCGACCATGAGCGCCATTCGGCTGGCACGCGGATACACCGGACGAGACGGTGTCGTCAAATTCGCTGGCTGCTACCACGGGCATGTTGATAGTCTCCTGGTGCAAGCTGGCAGCGGGGCTCTCACACTTGGAACTCCATCAAGTCCGGGAATCCCTGAAGGATGCACTCGTGACACGCACGTTCTGGAGTACAACGATGTCGAAAGTTTGATTCAACTTTTCAGCGAAGCTGGCGAGAAAATTGCGTGTGTGATCCTTGAACCTGTCGTCGGCAACATGGGAGTCGTTGCACCCACCACAGAATTCCTGAAAGCGTTGCGTCCCTTATGTACACAACATGGGGCAGTCTTGATTTTTGACGAAGTAATGACAGGCTTCCGGGTCGCCTTCGGGGGAGCACAGGAACGTTTCGGGATCACTCCGGATCTGACGACTCTCGGGAAAATTGTCGGCGGAGGACTTCCAGTAGGTGCTTACGGCGGAAAGACAGAGATCATGAATTCGGTCTCACCAGTTGGTCCTGTTTATCAAGCTGGGACGCTCTCGGGAAATCCCCTCGCAATGGCATCGGGAGTAGCAACTTTGCGGACCCTGAAAGAATCGAATCCGTATCCGCAACTGGAAGAAAAAACAACAAAACTTGTCTCAGGACTGGACGAAATTGCTACGAGCCTCGGAATTCCGCATAGCGTCGCGCAGGTCGGGAGTATGTTTACTTTCTTCTTTAATCCGGAACCGGTGACAAGCTTCGCGGTCTCTGCGAAAAACGACACCGAAAAATTCTCGAAGTATTTCCATGGTATGCTCGACCGGGGTGTTTATCTCCCGTGCAGCCA
- a CDS encoding PSD1 and planctomycete cytochrome C domain-containing protein, whose protein sequence is MNRLSFIALGFCVITSSANSSSANSAEVDYNRDIKPLLAEKCISCHGPVKQEADLRLDAAKFFIGDENRESVAVKGHPKKSLVIQRISAKYADERMPPEGEGEPLTAAQIKLLSDWIALGMPAPADEEILETPEDHWAYQKITRPDIPESMGSDSQNPIDLFISHQQEEHGLQPLRRAPQATLLRRVSLDVTGLPPTVEQLEQFQSDSSQAAYESIVDQLLASPRYGERWGRHWMDVWRYSDWSGYKNALRGSQRHIWHWRDWIIESLNDDKSYDQMVVEMLAGDEIAPLNQDVLRATGFLARNYHNSNRNIWLDATVEHTAKAFLGMTINCARCHDHKFDPIAQQEYYTFRAIFEPYNVRTDQLPGTANIMEDGIARVFDKDLAVKTYLYRQGNEKLLDEENPLDPDVAEILGVPYEVQPVDLPVESYFPALSQRVRKESIERAEKAEATARAALAKFQPDNTSASADSKAIPPTPPTPSLPQHLETPHQLAILKHASALASLNSLVARYSADSAKYQSNPKASPEQIEHLSVLAANAQRKARYINASLAVFQKWQSAQKAKSSQGKDAAKKKAAIAKADKALRDARTDAEKKRLELSKTDAKYTAVGPIYPKQSTGRRLALAQWIVHPENPLTARVAINHIWLRHFGTPLVDNVFDFGMRSPKPTHVELLDWLASELVESGWSMKHIHRLILTSETYQQASSDQSELLVKNQTIDKDNKYYWRANVKRLESEIVRDSVLSVADQLDLSMSGPDIDFEKGEDVPRRSLYFRHAYEKQMLMMTIFDAANPTDCYRRSPSIIPQQALALANSRLTFEASRKLAADLNKAGSSPSEFIRNSFLKILSREPTELEVTTCEQFLTSQSSLLENKESLTTVSANTKAKLNAADSPALRARENLIHVLLNHNDFISVR, encoded by the coding sequence ATGAATCGTCTCAGTTTCATAGCCCTCGGGTTCTGCGTCATCACTTCTTCCGCGAACAGTTCTTCTGCGAACAGTGCAGAAGTTGATTACAACCGTGACATCAAGCCACTGCTGGCTGAAAAATGTATCAGCTGCCACGGCCCTGTTAAACAAGAAGCAGACTTGCGACTCGATGCCGCCAAGTTCTTCATCGGCGATGAGAACCGGGAGAGCGTTGCCGTCAAAGGACACCCGAAAAAGAGTCTGGTCATTCAGCGGATCAGTGCGAAATATGCTGACGAAAGAATGCCACCAGAGGGCGAAGGTGAACCACTCACGGCAGCACAGATTAAGCTCTTGAGCGACTGGATTGCTCTCGGGATGCCCGCCCCCGCTGATGAAGAAATTCTGGAGACGCCCGAAGATCACTGGGCCTACCAGAAGATCACGCGTCCCGATATCCCTGAGTCGATGGGATCAGATTCTCAGAACCCAATCGATCTCTTTATAAGTCATCAACAGGAAGAGCATGGCTTGCAACCGCTTCGTCGTGCTCCACAGGCAACTCTTCTGCGGCGGGTTTCCTTGGACGTAACCGGACTCCCCCCGACAGTTGAGCAGTTGGAACAATTTCAATCTGATTCTTCACAAGCTGCATATGAATCGATCGTTGATCAACTGCTCGCGAGTCCTCGATACGGCGAACGTTGGGGGCGGCACTGGATGGATGTCTGGAGGTACAGCGACTGGAGCGGTTACAAAAACGCACTCCGTGGCAGTCAGCGACACATCTGGCATTGGAGAGACTGGATCATTGAGTCTCTGAATGATGATAAAAGTTACGATCAGATGGTTGTCGAAATGCTGGCAGGCGATGAAATCGCTCCGCTGAATCAGGATGTGTTACGGGCGACGGGATTCCTCGCACGTAACTACCACAACAGCAACCGGAACATCTGGCTGGACGCGACCGTCGAGCACACAGCCAAGGCGTTTCTCGGGATGACGATCAATTGTGCTCGCTGCCATGATCACAAGTTTGATCCAATTGCCCAGCAGGAATACTACACATTCCGTGCGATTTTCGAGCCGTACAACGTCCGCACTGATCAGCTTCCTGGCACGGCGAATATCATGGAAGATGGCATCGCGCGTGTGTTTGATAAAGACCTCGCTGTGAAGACCTATCTTTATCGGCAAGGGAATGAAAAACTTCTAGATGAAGAGAATCCACTCGATCCTGATGTCGCTGAGATCCTCGGTGTTCCGTACGAAGTTCAGCCTGTTGATCTTCCCGTCGAAAGTTACTTTCCGGCACTCAGTCAGCGAGTCCGGAAAGAATCGATCGAAAGAGCAGAGAAAGCTGAGGCAACAGCGCGAGCAGCACTTGCAAAGTTTCAACCTGACAATACTTCCGCATCAGCCGATTCAAAAGCAATTCCGCCAACGCCACCAACACCTTCGCTCCCGCAGCACCTTGAAACTCCGCATCAACTGGCCATCCTGAAGCATGCCTCAGCACTGGCTTCCTTGAATTCACTGGTTGCACGCTATTCCGCCGACTCAGCCAAATATCAAAGCAATCCTAAGGCGAGTCCGGAACAGATTGAACATCTCTCAGTATTGGCTGCGAACGCACAACGCAAAGCCCGTTACATCAATGCATCACTTGCTGTCTTTCAAAAATGGCAATCAGCTCAAAAAGCCAAATCGTCGCAAGGAAAAGATGCAGCCAAGAAGAAGGCAGCAATCGCCAAGGCGGACAAGGCACTTCGCGACGCTCGAACCGATGCAGAGAAAAAACGTCTCGAACTTTCCAAGACAGACGCAAAGTACACAGCGGTCGGACCGATTTATCCGAAGCAAAGTACCGGTCGGCGTCTGGCACTGGCTCAATGGATTGTTCACCCTGAAAACCCACTCACTGCTCGCGTTGCCATTAACCATATCTGGCTTCGCCACTTTGGGACCCCACTTGTTGACAACGTTTTTGATTTCGGAATGCGCTCTCCAAAACCGACTCACGTTGAACTGCTCGACTGGCTCGCCAGCGAACTCGTCGAAAGTGGTTGGAGCATGAAACACATTCACCGATTAATTCTCACTTCGGAGACATACCAACAGGCATCGAGCGATCAATCTGAACTTCTTGTCAAGAATCAAACAATCGACAAAGACAACAAATACTACTGGCGCGCCAATGTGAAACGTCTCGAGTCTGAAATTGTTCGAGACAGTGTCTTGAGTGTCGCTGACCAACTCGATCTGTCGATGAGCGGGCCGGATATCGATTTTGAAAAGGGTGAAGATGTTCCTCGTCGCAGCTTGTATTTCCGTCATGCGTACGAGAAACAAATGCTGATGATGACCATCTTCGATGCGGCCAATCCGACTGACTGCTATCGTCGTTCGCCCAGTATTATCCCTCAACAGGCTCTCGCACTTGCCAATAGTCGTCTCACTTTCGAAGCGAGTCGGAAGCTGGCAGCTGACTTGAATAAAGCAGGCTCAAGCCCATCAGAATTCATCCGCAACAGTTTCCTCAAAATCCTCTCCAGAGAACCAACCGAACTCGAAGTAACAACTTGCGAACAGTTCTTAACTTCACAATCTTCACTATTAGAAAATAAAGAATCGCTGACCACTGTTTCTGCCAATACAAAGGCAAAACTCAACGCTGCAGACTCCCCTGCACTTCGCGCCCGTGAGAATTTGATTCATGTGTTATTAAACCACAACGATTTCATCTCTGTGCGATAA
- a CDS encoding molybdopterin-binding protein, whose amino-acid sequence MFAEIIAIGTELTSGAKLDTNSQWLSLQLAELGIPVLFHTTVADDLQANIDALKIAAGRVDFIFVTGGLGPTLDDLTRHAIAGLLNVDLVEDAASMEHLEGFFVSRGREMPERNRIQAMFPAGSTSLVNPVGTAPGIWAEYPRQGAMPCMVAAMPGVPSEMHRMFQEQVKPLLPGGDVLIRRARINCFGIGESATEEILGDLTARGNDPEVGITAHEATITLRINAQGSNEAECLEKIDGARKIIRAKLSEFVFGEEDEELEDVIMRDLVKQGKTFATVEHATAGLLAQWIAHVPDATDCYRGGNVSVSSSGSSEISLKAQAEDFRKAVDADYVIAIGGEAIRTNESGRLISEIPIVLIGDSVRTQELLTWTGNPAITKGRTAKCALNLLRQELMKKSEPA is encoded by the coding sequence ATGTTTGCAGAGATCATCGCGATTGGTACCGAGTTAACCTCAGGGGCGAAACTCGACACCAACAGTCAATGGCTAAGTTTGCAACTTGCTGAACTCGGTATTCCGGTTCTATTTCACACAACGGTCGCTGATGATCTGCAGGCAAACATTGATGCACTGAAAATCGCCGCCGGGCGAGTCGACTTCATTTTCGTGACTGGCGGTCTTGGACCGACTCTGGACGATTTAACACGTCACGCCATCGCAGGTTTACTCAATGTGGATCTCGTCGAAGATGCTGCATCCATGGAACATCTGGAAGGTTTTTTTGTTTCACGCGGTCGAGAAATGCCAGAGCGAAATCGTATTCAGGCAATGTTTCCAGCCGGTTCAACTTCGCTTGTGAATCCAGTCGGGACCGCTCCAGGAATCTGGGCGGAGTACCCCAGACAAGGAGCAATGCCGTGTATGGTTGCCGCCATGCCGGGAGTTCCGTCTGAGATGCATAGAATGTTCCAGGAGCAGGTTAAACCACTTCTCCCCGGAGGGGATGTTCTTATTCGTCGTGCCCGCATTAACTGCTTCGGCATTGGAGAGTCCGCAACGGAAGAAATTCTCGGCGATCTAACAGCGCGCGGAAATGATCCCGAAGTCGGTATTACCGCGCATGAAGCAACCATCACTCTACGCATCAATGCACAGGGCAGCAACGAAGCAGAGTGTCTGGAGAAAATTGACGGAGCAAGAAAAATTATTCGAGCCAAGCTTAGCGAGTTTGTTTTCGGAGAAGAAGACGAAGAGTTAGAAGACGTCATTATGCGAGACCTGGTCAAACAGGGCAAAACATTCGCCACTGTGGAGCACGCGACCGCTGGGCTGCTGGCTCAGTGGATTGCTCATGTTCCAGATGCGACTGATTGTTATCGCGGTGGAAATGTCTCCGTTTCGTCTTCTGGAAGTTCAGAAATTTCACTCAAGGCTCAAGCGGAAGACTTCAGGAAAGCCGTCGATGCTGATTACGTGATTGCAATTGGTGGAGAGGCGATTCGAACAAATGAATCGGGGCGACTCATCTCGGAAATCCCGATCGTGCTGATCGGCGATTCCGTCCGTACTCAAGAACTTCTCACTTGGACTGGCAACCCGGCTATCACAAAAGGTCGAACTGCAAAATGTGCGCTGAATTTGCTACGTCAAGAATTAATGAAGAAGTCAGAGCCCGCTTGA
- a CDS encoding enolase C-terminal domain-like protein has protein sequence MSYSIKKIELYVRETKPGRMLFSLGKKKQENKSQQGLLNPLGHIRLVLQDSEGNETFGCAGDRLSVRWLDKRPGRSLDLKRRELVQLLNDAKEIALSIGEFETPFEFWEKAHPQIMQRGREMQQEDLTSSYASAQFERAVLDAFCRAHEKSIFEMVKTGQVGFEAASIHPELKGFPFEKSLPQRPLSQFWIRHTIGSSDPLTEADLNAANRANDGLPETLEEYVREDGIRYFKIKVSGSPDQDLQRLSAIWDVIVSAQAPVITLDANEAFDDLKTFEKFLVRFDRELTGMFQHVAYIEQPLRRQLTLDPSTKKSITRLAELKSLLIDESDGTTDSYRRALDIGYDGTSHKNCKGVFKSLANYALMMKRAETGRSTFLSAEDLQNLPVVPLQQDFTTLGILGIEHCERNGHHYNFGLSMLSEKDRANALASHPDLYVEKDGEGFLNIQNGQVNCASLQCSGFGIANEPDWDSMMNMNEWVKLRHSE, from the coding sequence ATGTCATACTCAATAAAAAAGATCGAACTTTACGTTCGTGAAACAAAACCGGGACGAATGCTGTTTTCCCTCGGAAAGAAAAAACAGGAAAACAAATCGCAGCAAGGTCTGCTTAATCCGTTGGGACACATCCGGCTGGTGCTTCAAGATTCTGAGGGGAACGAAACTTTCGGTTGCGCCGGTGATCGACTTTCAGTGCGCTGGCTTGATAAACGTCCAGGACGATCGCTTGATCTGAAACGACGAGAACTTGTTCAACTTCTCAACGATGCCAAAGAGATCGCACTTTCGATTGGGGAGTTCGAAACGCCGTTCGAATTCTGGGAGAAAGCACATCCGCAAATCATGCAACGAGGAAGAGAGATGCAGCAGGAGGATTTAACGTCATCCTATGCATCTGCACAATTTGAGCGCGCTGTTCTCGATGCCTTTTGTCGAGCTCATGAGAAGTCGATCTTCGAGATGGTCAAGACTGGACAAGTCGGGTTTGAAGCCGCGTCAATTCATCCGGAACTCAAAGGCTTTCCATTTGAGAAATCACTGCCGCAGCGTCCACTTTCGCAGTTTTGGATTCGTCACACGATTGGCTCTTCCGATCCACTTACCGAGGCAGACCTGAATGCTGCAAATCGTGCGAATGATGGTCTCCCAGAAACGCTTGAGGAGTATGTCCGCGAAGATGGTATCCGTTACTTTAAAATCAAAGTGTCGGGAAGCCCTGACCAAGACTTGCAACGACTCTCCGCAATTTGGGATGTCATCGTTTCCGCTCAGGCACCAGTGATTACGCTGGATGCCAACGAAGCATTTGACGATTTGAAAACGTTCGAAAAATTTCTCGTTCGATTTGATCGTGAATTAACGGGAATGTTCCAGCATGTTGCATACATTGAACAACCTCTTCGACGGCAGCTGACACTCGATCCCAGCACGAAAAAATCAATCACGCGACTGGCAGAGCTAAAGTCATTACTGATCGATGAATCGGACGGCACGACCGATTCTTACCGCCGGGCGCTCGACATCGGCTACGACGGTACATCGCACAAGAACTGCAAAGGTGTTTTCAAGTCGCTGGCAAATTACGCACTCATGATGAAGCGAGCAGAGACAGGCCGTTCAACATTCCTCAGTGCCGAAGACCTGCAAAACCTACCCGTTGTCCCACTTCAGCAGGACTTCACGACATTGGGAATCCTGGGGATCGAACACTGCGAAAGAAACGGCCACCACTACAACTTTGGACTCTCCATGCTCTCTGAGAAAGACAGAGCGAACGCTTTAGCCAGCCATCCAGATCTCTATGTAGAAAAAGATGGGGAAGGTTTCCTCAATATCCAAAATGGCCAAGTCAATTGTGCCAGCCTGCAATGTTCTGGATTTGGAATTGCTAACGAACCTGACTGGGATTCAATGATGAACATGAACGAGTGGGTGAAGCTGCGGCATTCAGAGTGA
- a CDS encoding aryl-sulfate sulfotransferase: MLRFYLIRFFLQPLSLLTLCGVVLSTSLHAREGEADTNDSSLFSAIPVVSPNPQWRAPLVAYVDVTATKPVIASLEITDGKSSWTIEGPKKSTRQMRLIAHSLRPDRKHEIKVRLTDPETGHFEISKPLTYQTIPLPRNFPPIKVTHLQPEKMEPGVLLFPINLWRDDTSVMDYGYLIALNQQGEIVWFMRTGHRTADVRLLKNGNILFQHGNYRYAFEIDLVGNLVRQWHTARLTDAPNPKSIAVDIDTMHHEIAQHPNGNLFTLSTDLVKFDKFPTSVTDPEAEWKPAHVVCDQLIEFVPSTGEVVRRVELKDYLDQTRFSFLSRGGFWKPKYNHLINGYSRDWCHANGLLLIPEEDAVIISFRHLDCLVKFDLKREEIIWILGTPDGWGEEWQKYLLKPVGDDFAWPYHQHGPQLTPDGNIRLYDNGNYRTRPFNTPLKGSENHSRVVEFKIDEKAKTVQQLWEYDGSPNEMFFCPFYCEADLMPETGNYLITDGGHVELDDGTPFNEVPGKHQWARIFEITGDESHEKVFEVKCESPLTSPFGWSIYRSMKLKSLSDINVEEQMIRKQQP; encoded by the coding sequence ATGTTGCGTTTCTATCTCATTCGTTTTTTTCTGCAACCACTGTCTCTCCTGACATTATGCGGTGTCGTTTTGTCAACGAGTTTGCATGCCCGGGAAGGCGAAGCTGACACGAACGATTCGTCACTGTTTTCGGCGATCCCGGTTGTCTCTCCCAATCCTCAGTGGAGAGCACCGCTCGTGGCCTATGTTGACGTAACGGCAACGAAGCCCGTCATCGCGTCGCTGGAAATCACAGACGGAAAGAGTTCATGGACAATTGAAGGGCCGAAAAAGTCGACACGCCAAATGCGCCTCATTGCACATAGTCTTCGCCCGGATCGCAAGCACGAAATCAAAGTTCGCTTGACAGATCCGGAGACAGGGCATTTTGAGATCAGCAAACCGCTCACCTATCAGACAATTCCGCTTCCCCGCAATTTCCCACCGATCAAAGTCACACATCTTCAGCCGGAGAAAATGGAGCCTGGGGTCTTATTGTTTCCGATCAATTTGTGGAGAGACGATACGAGTGTGATGGATTATGGTTATTTGATCGCCTTGAATCAGCAAGGGGAGATTGTCTGGTTCATGCGAACCGGGCATCGGACGGCGGATGTTCGATTGCTGAAAAACGGCAACATATTGTTTCAGCATGGCAATTACCGCTATGCGTTTGAAATCGATTTAGTCGGCAATCTTGTTCGTCAATGGCACACAGCCAGATTGACTGATGCACCGAATCCAAAGTCGATCGCGGTGGATATCGACACCATGCACCACGAAATTGCGCAGCATCCTAATGGGAATCTATTCACTCTCTCGACGGACCTCGTCAAGTTCGACAAGTTCCCCACCAGCGTGACGGACCCCGAAGCAGAATGGAAACCTGCACATGTTGTCTGTGATCAGCTGATTGAATTTGTTCCGTCAACAGGCGAAGTTGTAAGACGTGTCGAGCTGAAGGATTACCTGGACCAAACACGCTTCAGCTTTTTATCACGGGGTGGGTTCTGGAAACCGAAATACAACCATCTGATCAACGGCTACAGTCGAGACTGGTGTCACGCCAACGGATTGCTTCTCATTCCAGAGGAGGATGCAGTCATTATCTCGTTCCGGCATCTGGACTGTCTTGTGAAGTTTGATCTCAAACGCGAAGAGATTATCTGGATTCTGGGAACTCCTGACGGTTGGGGGGAGGAGTGGCAGAAATACCTTCTAAAACCGGTGGGCGACGATTTCGCGTGGCCGTACCACCAGCATGGTCCTCAACTGACACCGGACGGCAACATCCGGTTGTATGATAATGGAAACTATCGCACTCGTCCGTTCAATACACCGCTCAAAGGAAGTGAAAACCATAGCCGCGTCGTGGAATTCAAGATTGATGAAAAAGCAAAAACTGTCCAGCAACTCTGGGAGTACGACGGCTCACCGAATGAAATGTTCTTCTGTCCCTTCTACTGTGAAGCAGACCTGATGCCAGAGACCGGAAACTATCTCATTACGGATGGTGGACACGTCGAACTCGATGATGGGACGCCCTTCAACGAAGTCCCCGGGAAGCATCAGTGGGCCAGGATTTTCGAAATCACTGGCGACGAAAGTCATGAAAAAGTGTTCGAGGTGAAATGCGAAAGCCCGCTCACAAGCCCCTTCGGCTGGTCTATTTACCGCAGCATGAAATTGAAATCGCTCTCGGATATCAATGTTGAGGAGCAGATGATCCGCAAGCAACAGCCTTGA